The sequence below is a genomic window from Saccopteryx leptura isolate mSacLep1 chromosome 3, mSacLep1_pri_phased_curated, whole genome shotgun sequence.
gccaggctgacactctaccactgagccaactggccaggaccttcgaaattttttaaaaactgatgccAAACATTTTATGTGACTTTCCCAAATATTACAGATggcaactggttctttttttaatactttccaGGCTAAATATAATGCATCTGAAAAATAGATTTGGGCCACAGGCTACCACAGGTTGTTTCCATCAGTTGGAAACTAGAGTTCTACACATAATTATTGAGTGCTTTCTAAGACTCAGGGCCCGTTCCTGAGTTCTGGAGACACTGCACTAAAGAAAGACATGTTTACTTAAGAGACAGACTTTAAATGATcaccatatatataaaataattgcaAACTGATGTAAGCTATGGATGCAATGAATGCGGAACTAAGGACAAAAATAGGGAACTCAAATTTGTGGTCAGGGAAAACCTCAGTAGATGACACAAGGTATGACTTTAAGTCTTAGAAACTTGCAAACCCCTATGTAACTTAGGAGAGTCACCACTATGAATGTATGTGCTGCCTATAAAAGGTATGACAAAGGATGATTAGGAATAGGGGAAAAGGTGTATTAGATACAAGCTAGcatgtacaaaggccctgaggtgctAGTAAATATGCTTCTTTTCCAATTAGGAGAAATGAAAGATGGGCAATAGGAATGGGAGAGTAGTGAACCAAAACTAGGCCTGACCTAGGAAGCCTTGGTGAGGAATTTAATCTctaccctcccctttcccctcaacAAGCTgaacacagatacagagaacggCTTCCATCAGAGAGATGGTCAGGAGACAGCATGGAGATTGGGGTTTTGTCAGCCTTCCTGGTAGACAGGGTGGGAAGATGAGATGGTGCATATACCAGGGACATAGGGGTGGAGAGGGGCTGGGGAAGAGGCAGGCACCATGACAGCGAGCCCAGTTGAGCGAGCCCAGCcatgggagggagggtggaggtgttggaggaggggagagtcTTTACCACAAGACCTCCATCCACCCTCCAGGGTCCTTTAAGGTTGCCTTCTCTGATGCTGCGGAGAAAATACGGAATGTCATTTTACAGCTTAAAGAAGGTGTGTATCTTCTTCCCCCAGATACACACACAATTAGAACATCTCAGTCGTAAAACGGCCATCCGCTCCCTTCCGGCCAATCCCTGGTTGATCTCTGAACCTCTTACCCTGGGTGAGACACAGGCTCTTCTCCTGCGTGGACCACTTGAGATCTGGCCTCGCCCTTCAATTTAAGATTTCCTCCCCAGCAAGGACCCCTTCTTGGGAGTCCTGTCCCAAATTAGCCTTGGCCTCTTTCTGGATCTCTGAGTCTGGCCCCGCGCACTCTTAAAGTGGGCTACTTGAAACCTGGCCACACCTCTAACTGGGCCCCTGAGACTCGCCGGGGGTGTagctccgcccccacccccgcggTGGACTACACCAGGGCTAGCCAGCCTCCTTAGTACTTGCAAGCAGGCCTGCCCCCCTTAGATGGCCATCAGCACCAAGCCCTTGCCTGACCTCTAAATGGGATGCCTAGCCCCATCCTCTCCGAGTAACGCATCCGCCCCAATAACATCCTTTAGGGGAGCTTCAGGTGGGCACCCCCCTACACTTCAGGGTAGTAAcgcttcctctctctccacaGTCCAGACCTGCATCCCTCCCTGCGGTAAGAACTTCATTCAAAGCTCAGAATTGCGGGGCTAGGGAGAGCAGGAGCAAGCCGCAAATCCAAAGGAGGCCAATAAAAGCCCTGGAAAAAAGTCAAGCAGGCATTGCTCACAGACAGCACAAAGGGCGGGTCCGGAAGCCATGAAACCACTAAAAACCGTAGATGCCAGAGAGCGCTGAAAGGCAGCCAATGAGCGCAGGGAAGGTGGGGCCCAGGTTCTGGCCGGTGGAACTCAGGGAGTCTTAACAAGACCCTAACTTGCCCAAGGGACCCGGGCTGGGGAAGGCAAGTGGAGTCCAGACCTAGCGTTCCCGCCCACAGGACTCCAGGAGGCCTCCCGGCGTTTCCGCTGCCGCGGGTGCTATTCCACCGTATGCGACCTCCCGCTGGACTGCCCaggtgaggggcggggcctgggagaGCAGGGACCAGAGGACTGGAGAAAAGAGGGCTGAGCGGGAGGGGCGTGGTCCGGGGCGGGGCCAAGGTGGTGACGTGGCCCCGCCTCCAGTTCAGGATGTGACGGTTATTCGGGGTGATCAGGCCAAGTTCTCTTGCACGGTGAATTTCCCGTTGCCTAAGGAGGAGATCACCTATTCCTGGAAGTTCGCAGGAGGAGGTGTGAGTCGGGGCAGAGCCAGCGCGAAAAGTTTAGGAGGCAGGTTAACCTTAGAGGATTGGGAGTCAGGACGTAGCGGTGGGGTTTGGGGGAGCTCGGTATAGATTCAGGCTTCGTGCAATGGCAGGGTCCTGGCATTTAGGGGAGGAGTCAAAGATCACAGTGCAGGACCCACGCTTGGGAGTTTTACATAATTGTTTAGGGCGGGTGTGCAAATGTCAGGCCCCAGAAGCAGAGTCAATAATAGGGGGCGGGGCCACGTGTGAATGTTCGGCGAATAAGGGCGAGGGGTGGGGCTCCGGGAGGCGTGGTCCATCCCGTGGCGGGGCTTGTCCGTTGGTTCGCTAGTGCGGGCCGAGAGAGTCTGACCTGGGCTTGGGGCGCTCCCGCCCCTTCTGCGACTTCAGCCCGAGCGTCCCGCAGGTACGGACTCAGGACGTGTCTTTCTTCCGAGAGATGCCGCGGGCCCACGGGTACCTGGCGCGGATCCGGCCGGTGCAGTCCACGCACCGCGGGACCTTCTCCTGCGTGATCACGCACGACCAGCGCCCCCTGGCGCGACTCTACTTCTTTCTTAACGGTGCGGATGGGGCTGCGCGGGGCGGGGTTGCGTGGGGGCGGGCGCGCGTCCCGTTGACGTGAGCGTCCCCACAGTGACCGGTCCGCCCCCGCGCGGGGAGACGGAGCTCCAGGTCTTGTTTCGGAAAGTGCTTCGCTGGGCGCCGCGCGAGGCGGAGTCGATCGAACCCTGGAGGCCGAGCCTGGGCGAACTGCTGGCCAAGCCTGAGGCTCTGACGCTGAGCAACCTTTGCCTGCTCGCGGCCGCCGCAGCCTTAGCTTCAGCCGGTGTGACCCTGCTGGCGTTGTGAGTACCCGGGACCCGGATTCCAGCACCCTCGTATTTCATGCCCAGGGTTCCAggcccccgccccccctcctccctcagacccagggGTCCAGGAGTCTGGGCCTTGTCCACCCTTGGGACCCAGACTTCCAGGACTCAGATATCTGTTCCCCAAATTCTCTCCCCCACGCACAGCCGCCCTCTATTTTCCCAGGGTGTTCTTTCGATGGTACTTCAGTGGCAACTAACAAAGgtacctttctctttcttgtccTATTTCCATCCCTAAAATAAAGGATATATTTCAGTTCTACAAATGCTTTCATCTTTGAGGGTGGTTACTACCAACGTAGACAGGAGGAGGGGCAACATACCCCAGATATGCCCTGGGAACTGCGTCTCCATCATGATAGTAACATCATAGCTACCCCAGTGCCGGCCCTGTGTTGAGGGACTTACATGCAGGCCCAGATCCCTCCTCAGATTTCTGGCAGCCTCCTTGACATTTCCAGCTGCAAGACACAACCTTATCATAattcttctcactctctccagGACCTGGGTAGGTCCTGTTTTCTgcctaaaataatgtttttcccttttttgtccAGTTACTTCAGTTATGATTTCCCTCAAATagcctttaaatatattaataattcctGTGAAAACTGTGCAGTAAGCACTGAACTTACTGGCTTGACTCCACCTCCCTCACATCCCCTTCTTtaccctctagagcaggggtcgggaacctttttggctgagagagccatgaacgccacatattttaaaatgtaattttgtgagagccatacaatgacccatgtaccttacgcagaggacatctgtgattggctccagccacctgcaaccatgaacatgagcggtaggcaaggaatggattgtaatacatgagaatgttttacattttgaacgttattttttttattaaagacttgtctgcaagccagatgcagccatcaaaagagccacaggttcctgacccttgctcTAGCTCCACCAGCCTGTTTTTTGTCCATTGAACATGCAAATCTCATTCCCATCTGCAGGCCTTTATACATCCTGTTCTTTCTACTTAAAATGGCTCTACCTCACAGCACAGGTCCCAGATCATCCCCCTATTTTAGGAGGTGTATAACACTCACTTGGACCTAgtgtaaacttattttttatttgcttttgtgtcTTCCCCATCTAAAAGATAAGCCCCCTCTGGGCATGTACTCATTCCCATTCACTGACGTATTCATTCACTCTGAATATTTATGGAGTGCTTCTTATGTGCCAGGCGTTTTCAAGGTGCTGTCAAGACAGCAGTGAAGGAATTGGAATAGACAACAGTCTCTACCCTCATGGAGTTGAGCTGCTAGTGGACAGTCAGACCATACCagaaaattaagtgaaataacatGCATTTTGTCATATAATAATGTGTGAGGGAGAAAACAAAGCAGAGAAAGTAAGATAGGAAAGGTTGGGATAGCAAGGAAGCAATAAAAGCTTTGGAGAGGACGTCACATTTCAATGAAGGATGAGGTGTGAGCAATGTGGGCATTTGTGTTAAGAGTAATCCAgctaaagaaacagcagaaacaaaagtcctggggcAGGAGTGTGTTTGGGGTGGGGGAAATGAATAGCAAGGAGGCCAGTGCGGCTGGAGCAGAGCTTTAGGAATTGAGTATGTGGGGAGGTCATAGAGAGCCCAGGGGACCAGGTCATGCAAGACCTTAGCCACTGAAAGGTCTGGATTTTTCTCTGTAGATGATGAGCCAAGGAAGGTCatgatttgattttatttacaCTGAATGGATAACAAAGGCCCGGGATTGAGGGAGGCAGTGATCAAGGCATAAaatagcagcttttttttttttttttttttgtatttttctgaagctggaaacggggagagacagtcagacagactcccgcatgcgcccgaccgggattcacctggcacgcccaccaggggcaacgctctgtccaccagggggcgatgctctgcccatcctgggcgtcgctgtgttgcgaccagagccactctagcgcctgaggcagaggccaaggagccatccccagcgcccaggccatctttgctccaatagagccttaactgcaagaggggaagagagagacagagaggaaggagagggggaggggtggagaagcagatgggcgcttctcctgtgtgccctggccgggaatcgaacccgggacttctgcacgccaggccgatgctctaccactgagccaaccggccagggcaaaatagcAGCTTTAATCCAGGAAAGAGGTGTAGCTTGGAGACAAAGTAGTGACAGTGAAGTTAAGGAGCAGTGATTCCAGATCTGTCATGAAGGAAGAACGTAGGATTTGCTGATGAATCGAAATGTTGgatatgagagaaaaaaaagaaggatccaGGGTCAGTGGTCAGGACAACAGCGATGTTCAATAGAACCCTCTGCCATGGAAATGTTCTAGAGCTGTGATGTCCATTATGGCAGCCCCCGGCCACTTGTGACCATGAAGCATGTGTAATGTGGCCAGtgcaactgaggaactgaatttataatcttttatgtacagctagtgctctactaacgaccacgattggttccgacagactggtcgtaacatgatttggtcgtaagttgagtaggctatatgtacagtactgtgaaatgatcttataaaatctttaagtcatattttatcataatttcattattgttatatatcataattctcttggttcattttatgccatttgtatcacctctacaccattttgtttcttatttttacattcatcaggtttaagtaaaacactgcattaccagtacaactggtttaatatttgcaaagacagtttccttttggtagacatcttgggaagggtttgatgaaaaatatccaagacacaaaatacaaattgagtctgggataacagttgaaatggtgcacgtggagatggtagtgctgccggaagctggtccacattgtcatacacccagctggacaacgcttgcactgccagacatggagcagtcgtggctagcgattgtggtcgtaaagtcgaatggtcatacgttgcataggtcgtaagtcgatcaatatttgtacttggtcaatatttttgtgactggctgcaaaaagtgaatgaaaaaaataattgaacagCCCCATGCAGTCGTGGCTACTATTGTACAGTGCAGCTGTAGCATATTTAACCTGAGTGGCTGGAAGGATGGAGATCTGTTTACTGAGGTTGGGAGATTGTTGAAGGAGCAGGTGTCACAGGGATAAAAAAGGATGGGGAAGACAGATCAGAAATTGGGTCTAGTTGTTCAGTATCCAAGTGGAAATGTCTTGGAGGCAACTGGGTATGCAAGTCTGGGATTCAAGGGCAAGGTCTGATCTGAACATAAAAATGTCAGCGACCCTTCTCCACACATGGAGCGTGCAAGAGGCATTCAGCACCCAGATACTGGGTGTGCAGAGGAAATGAGTGTTAGATGGGTAAGAAGTTAGTTGCTCTAATGTTAAACAATAAACAGCATTAGAGGAATGCCGAAGCAAAATGGAAAGCCAGGCACCTGGCATTCTGAAAGCCAAGTGAAGAGAGCGTGTCCAGTGGAAGGGCTGGCACTGAGCCCAGATAGTTCACCCTCAGTAATGAGGGAAGGTGGCCTGTGTGGGCACTGAGGCGGAGGAGTGAGGATCATGAAGGTGGGGACTTtgaaggttttcttcttttcacttattttctcAGTGAGATAAGGTGGGGCTCTGGGAGGAAGTGCCGGGGGTTTGAGGAGAAAAGGTATGAGTTACCCTTCTTAGAGACCAGGAAAACCCCatctgttggggactgaaaagccaaagggtttttgcagtttagattttgagggacagaggtgtggggaactggctgtaagctgacagtccaacccccccccccccccacctcacttgcctgattaagttgcaaaaggctaagcccttccccacacctccatgttagctgtgatgctggattgtttgtaCTCATCCTACCCCTCCTGTCCCCCGGatagactggaggcaagtttcttctatcctttgttttgtataaagttaagatgttacaaatggtgggggttttctacacttggtaaaaattcttaggttgccttagaaacatgatcagagatctcattgatttgctaatggcccactttgccctataaatagaGCAAATGCGGTTTTTGAGGGCACTCTTATTTCTGCTATCAGCTTTGCAGAGTCCTCCCAaacccattcttttatttttttttattttttatttttttttacagaaacagagtgagtcagagagagggatagacagggaccagggacggagagagatgagaagcatcaatcattagtttttcattgtgcgttgcaacaccttagttgttcattgattgctttctcatatgtgccttgaccggggccttcagcagaccgagtaaccccttgctggagccagcaatcttggattcaagctggtgggcttttcctcaaaccagatgagcccacactcaagctggcgacctcggggtcttgaacctgggtcctctgcatcccagtcagacgctctatccactgcgccactgcctggtcaggccattcttttattctttaagcgaatttttttaattctgcaccgttcccactcaagacctggaattactagtcacACTGGTTCGCAGCACCCATCCACAGTACATACCAATGTTTGCATGTAGTGGGTGCTCTGTAACTATAAATGAGGAGTTGAGATATTccacc
It includes:
- the SPACA6 gene encoding LOW QUALITY PROTEIN: sperm acrosome membrane-associated protein 6 (The sequence of the model RefSeq protein was modified relative to this genomic sequence to represent the inferred CDS: inserted 2 bases in 1 codon; substituted 1 base at 1 genomic stop codon), whose amino-acid sequence is MAQLAPANAVPYALVALAVFRAPAWACLLCFTSYRERLHTCRTFVGTEGPELEKCEEAFTAAFKGLLDTEINYDERSHLHDSFTQMTHSLQETAAAQGSFKVAFSDAAEKIRNVILQLKEVQTCIPPCGLQEASRRFRCRGCYSTVCDLPLDCPGEGRGLGEQGPEDWRKEGXAGGXRGPGRGQGGDVAPPPVQDVTVIRGDQAKFSCTVNFPLPKEEITYSWKFAGGGVRTQDVSFFREMPRAHGYLARIRPVQSTHRGTFSCVITHDQRPLARLYFFLNVTGPPPRGETELQVLFRKVLRWAPREAESIEPWRPSLGELLAKPEALTLSNLCLLAAAAALASAGVTLLALVFFRWYFSGN